The genomic segment GCTCTGCGCATCGTCGCGCAGCTTCAGGAAGTCCTCGTAGGCCGGTTTGCGCAGCCGCGCTTCCACCAGCGCCGAGAACGCACCGGTCGGGATGCTCAGGCGGAACGGCTTGAACGGAGCCACCGCGATCGCGGTGAGGATGCTCAGCGGATGGCCACCGGCCAGCAGGCAGCCCAGGCCCGCCAGGCCACCGGTATACATGGCCCAGGTCGCCAGCAGTTCGGTACCCACGCCCAGTCCACCGCGATAGAAGCCCACGCCGATGCCGGTCGCCACGATGGCCAGGATGCCCAGCGTGAACCACGGAATGTTGCGCTTCTTCGGCACCGCCTCCAGTTCCGCGCGCAGCGGCGCCGGTGCCTCGGTGTCGGTTTCCAGGTAGCGCGCCAGCCCGGCCAGGTGGCCGGCACCGACCACGGCCAGCACTTCGCGCTGCTGCGGGTCGCGTTCTTCGCGCAGGCGCGTGGCCATGTAGCGGTCACGCTCGCCGATGATGGTCTCGTACAGCGCCGGGCTCTCGCTGGCGAACTCGCCGAAGCTCGATTCCAGCATGTCGCCCTGCTTGAGTTTCTCGATCTCGTTCTCGCCCACTTCCTCGGATGAGAACAGGCCGGCACCGAGGCCGGCGACCAGCTTCAGCTTGCCGAAGAAGCCCAGCCGCTGCGATGCGCGGCGGAAGGTCAGGCCCACCTCGCGGTCGATCAGGTGTACCGGCAGGTTGCGCTCACGCGCCAGTTCCACCGCACGCTTGAGTTCCGCGCCCGGCTCGATGTCGAGCTGTTCGGCCAGGCGGCGCTGGTAGGCGGACAAGGCCAGGTTGGCGGCGAACAGCGCCACCCGGCCCTTGCGGATCACCTCGACCAGGTCGAGCTTGGCCAGCGTGTCCGGGTCGCTCAGCGCCTGCAGGCGCTGCGGGTCCAGCTCGACGGCCACTGCATCGAAGCGGCCGCTGTCGATGGCCTTTTCCACGGCTTCGACGCTGGCGCGGGAGACGTGGGCAGTGCCCAGCAGGGTGTAGCGCACGCCGTCACGTTCGACGACACGCACCGGCTGGCCGGCGAACAGGTCGTCGCCGGTCTCGGTAAGGGTTTCAGTCATGGGTTCATTCATTGGAAGGTGCGGTGTCAGCGCCATCGCCGAGCGCGCGCTGCATCTGCACGGTGTCCAGCCAGCGGCCGTGCTTGCGGCCCAGGCCCTTGAAAACGCCTACCAGGTGAAAGCCGAAGCGTTCGTGCAGCTTGATCGAAGCGGTGTTGGTCGGTTCACCGATCACCGCCACCATCTGCCGGTAGCCGCGCGCCACGCAGGCATCGATGAGGGCCTGCAGCAGGCCGGTGCCCACGCCCTTGCCCTGGAAACGGGCATCGACGTAGACCGAATTCTCGACGGTCCACTGGTAGGCCACGCGGGTGCGGTAGGTGTTGGCGTAGGCATAGCCGGCCACCTGGCCGTCGATCTCGGCGACCAGGTAGGGGAAGCCACGGTCGATGATGTCGCGCATGCGGCGCAGCATCTCGGTCGCGTCCGGAATGTCGTACTCGTAGGTGTTGACGAAGTCGGTCACTTCCACCGCGTAGATCGCGGTGATCGCGTCGATGTCGGCCGGGCCGGCATCACGGATGAGGACGGCCATGCGCGGGCTCCGGCTCAGTCGATGTAGCGCTTGAGCAGGTCGCCGTACGCATCGATGCGGCGATCACGCAGGAATGGCCAGATGCGGCGCACGTGCTCGCTGCGCTGCAGGTCCACATCGCACAGCAGCACGGTGGCGTCGGTGCCGGCTTCGGCCAGGAATTCGCCCTGCGGGCCCAGCACGTGGCTGTTGCCCCAGAACTGGATGCCCGACGCGCCCAGCGGCGAGGCTTCGTGGCCGACGCGGTTGCAGCTCAGCACCGGCAGGCCGTTGGCCACGGCGTGGCCGCGGTGGCTCAGCACCCAGGCGTCGCGCTGGCGGGTCTTCTCGTCCTGCACGTCGTCCGGGTCCCAGCCGATCGCGGTCGGGTACAGCAGCAGCTCGGCACCGGCCAGCGCCATCAGGCGCGCCGCTTCCGGGTACCACTGGTCCCAGCACACCAGCACGCCGAGGCGGCCCACCGAGGTATCGATCGGGGTGAAACCGATGTCGCCCGGAGTGAAGTAGAACTTCTCGTAGAAGCCCGGATCGTCCGGGATGTGCATCTTGCGGTACTTGCCGAGCAGGGTGCCGTCCTTCTCGAACACCACGGCGGTGTTGTGGTACAGGCCGGCGGCGCGGCGCTCGAACAGCGAACCGACCAGCACCACGCCATGCTTCTTCGCCAGCGCGCCCAGGCGCTCGGTGCTGGGGCCCGGAATCGGCTCGGCCAGGTCGAACTCGTCCACCGACTCGTGCTGGCAGAAGTACGGGCCGTTGTGCAGTTCCTGCAGCAGCACCAGCTTGGCACCCTGCGCAGCCGCCTCGGCCACGCGTGCTTCGATCACCGCCAGATTGGCGGCGGCGTCACCGTGGTTGCGCTCCTGGATCAGGGCGACGGTAAGGGGGCTGCGCGAGTTCATGCGGGGCGTTCCTGCGGGGGAAAACCTGCATGTTAGCGCGGATGGATGGCGACGGCGTGTTGCGCGCTGAATGGGTGCTGGTAGTGCCGGCCGCTGGCCGGCAATCCCGTGGATCCATCAGGCATTGCATGGTTGCCGGCCAGCGGCCGGCACTACCAATCCTTAAGCCTTCAACAACCCCGCCGGCAGCTGCATGGTAATGCAGTGCAGGCTGCCGTTCTGCCAGATCAGCGAGCGGCAGGGCACCTGCACGATCTCGCGGCCGGGGTGCGCCTGCGCCAGTACGTCGCGTGCCAGGTCGTCGGCCGGGTCGCCATAGGCCGGCATCAGCACCGCGCCATTGACGATCAGGTAGTTGGCGTACGACGCGGCCAGGCGGCGGCCTTCGTCGATCACCGGCTGTGCCCACGGCAGCGGGAACAGGCGGTACGGCTGGCCATCCTTGGTGCGCAGCGCGGCCAGTTCGTTGCCCATCGCCTGCAGCTCGGCATAGTGCGAGTCGCTCTCGTCGTCGCAGGCCTGGTAGACGATGCTGTCGGCCGAGGCGAAGCGGGCGAGGGTGTCGATGTGGGCGTCGGTGTCGTCGCCTTCCAGGTAGCCGTGGTCCAGCCACAGCACGCGGTCCTGCTGCAGCCAGTCGGCCAGGTCGGCACTCAGGCTGGCGCGGTCGCGGTCCGGGTGGCGCTCGTGCAGGCACTTCCAGGTGGTCAGCAGGGTGCCTTCGCCGTCGGTCTCGATGCCGCCGCCCTCCAGCGCGAACGGGATGCTGCGCACCGGTGCGTCGTTGAACACGCCGGCCTGGTCGAGCACGCCCACCAGCTGGTCATCCAGGGTGGCGTCGAACTTGCCGCCCCAGCCGGTGAAGCGGAAATCCAGCAGCTGGAAGCCGCCATCAGCGCGGCGCAGGGTGATCGGGCCGGAGTCGCGCAGCCAAGTGTCGTCGTAGGCCGCCGTGGTGAAGTGGACCTTGTCCATGTCGATGCGGTTGGAGCGCAGCCGCATCTCGGCATAGGTCTCCACGTCGTCGTCGGCCACGCAGATCAGCACCGGCTGGAAGCGGGTGATGGCCGCGACCAGGGCGATGTAGGTCTCTTCCACCTGGCCCAGACGCTCGGCCCAGTCGGTGTCGGCGGTGGGCCAGGCAATCAGGACGCCGCTCTGGGCTTCCCACTCGGCAGGAAAACGAAGGGTCTGGTTCATGGTCTCGCTACACAGGCCCGCCCACGGCGGGTAAAGGGATCAACGGATCGGCGGTTTCGGGCCGACTTCGTTCGGGTCCGCCTGGTTGGCCACCACGTCGATCACCTTCTGCTTCTCGAAGTAGACGGTGAACTGCGGGTAGACCCAGCGGTTGATGGTCGGCCATTGCCGCTTCTGCCCGCCGCGCGGCTGCAGCTGTTCGCTCGGCGCGCCGAACTGTGCCTGCACCTGCTGCATGCTCTGGCCGCGCACGGGCAGGGCACCGGCCGGCTTCTCGCGGGCACGGTCGACAAGCAGGGTATCGGCCAGCGCCGGAGTGGCGGCAGCCAGGGTGGCCATCACGGCCAGGGCGGACAGGTAACGCTTCATCTCGATCTACTCCCCAGTGGTCAAGAACGGCGATTACAGCAAAATCGGCAGGAAAAAGCCGCATAAAACAAAAAACCGCCCGAAGGCGGTTTCTTGCATCGGGTCGGCCCCGCGTAGGGCCAGCCGCAGCCGGAAGGCTGTGAGGCTTAGCGCTGACGCGCCTTGAAACGCGGGTTCGACTTGCAGATGACGAAGATCTTGCCACGACGACGCACGACCTTGCAGTCACGGTGACGGGCCTTCGCCGACTTCAGGGAGGACAGGACTTTCATGGCATACCTCGGCGTAAACAGTAGTTGTTCGGGTGGAGCGTGGCCGCGATATGCGAAAGACAATCGGCAGTTGACGCTCGTTCAAGCCCGCCATTCTACCGGGCTTTTCCTCATGGTTTCAAGTGGTTGCACAAAAGATCCCGCTGGGGGCGTCGGGCAGGGGCTAGAATGACCCCTTCGAACGCTCTGGGAACCCCATGAATCCACTCGCTCCCGTCCTGACCATCGACGGCCCTTCCGGGGCTGGCAAGGGTACCATCAGCCGCATCATCGCGCGCCGGATGGGCTGGCATTACCTGGATTCGGGCGCGCTGTACCGGGCGGTGGGCGTGGCTGCGAGCTGGGCCGACATCGATACCTCCGACGCGTCGGCCCTGGTGCGCTGCACCTTCGATACCCACGTTCAGTTTGTTGAACAGGGCGAGTCGATGCGGGTCATGGTGAACGGTACCGATGCCACCGACGAGCTGCGCCTGGAGACCACCGGGGCGCTGGCCTCGGCCATCGCGGCCATTCCCGAGGTGCGGGCTGCGCTGAAAGAGCGCCAGCGCGCATTCAGGGAGCTGCCCGGCCTGGTCGCCGACGGCCGCGACATGGGCACGGTGATCTTCCCGGACGCCTCCTACAAGGTCTTCCTGACCGCCAGTGCCGAGGAGCGCGCCGAGCGCCGGCATAAGCAGTTGAAAGACAAGGGGGTTTCTGTTAACTTTGATGACCTCCTGCGCGAGATCATGGCCCGCGACGCCCGTGATGCTCAGCGTACCGTGGCGCCCCTGAAGCCGGCAGACGATGCCGTCCTCATCGACACCACAGGCATCGGCATCGCAGATGTCGTTGCCAGAGTGATGGATCTGCTTCCGGTTCCGGCTGCCTGATCCGTTCGCGCGGGAGCACTGCCAGCAGCATCGGTGGTGGTCGCGCATAGCAGTGCTGTACCAGCTCCGTCGCGCAATGATGCGTGGCGGTTTTCCTACTACACACGACCTGCGTTTCCGGGGTCGACCAACAGGCGGGCGGTCGCCATTCCCCTGAAGGGGACGCCACCGACCCATGTGTCCAACAGAGTAAATCTAATGACCGAATCATTTGCCGAACTGTTTGAAGCCAGCCAGGCCAACCTGGCCAAGCTGAAGCCGGGCGCCATCGTCAGCGGTACCGTTGTTGAAGTCCGCGGCGACGTCGTGGTGATCAACGCTGGCCTGAAGTCCGAAGGCATCGTGCCGATCGAACAGTTCCGTAACGACGCTGGCGAAATCGACGTCGCCGAAGGCGACATCGTCAAGGTCGCCCTCGACTCGATCGAGAACGGCTTCGGCGAAACCGTCCTGTCGCGCGAGAAGGCCAAGCGCGCGATGGTGTGGGACGAGCTGGAAGAAGCGTTGGAAAAGAACGAAACCATCACCGGCCGCATCAGCGGCAAGGTCAAGGGTGGTTTCACCGTGGACATCAAGGATGTCCGCGCCTTCCTGCCGGGTTCCCTGGTCGATGTGCGCCCGGTGCGCGATCCGGCCTACCTGGAAGGCAAGGAACTCGAGTTCAAGCTCATCAAGCTGGACCGCA from the Stenotrophomonas maltophilia genome contains:
- a CDS encoding TraB/GumN family protein, with the protein product MNEPMTETLTETGDDLFAGQPVRVVERDGVRYTLLGTAHVSRASVEAVEKAIDSGRFDAVAVELDPQRLQALSDPDTLAKLDLVEVIRKGRVALFAANLALSAYQRRLAEQLDIEPGAELKRAVELARERNLPVHLIDREVGLTFRRASQRLGFFGKLKLVAGLGAGLFSSEEVGENEIEKLKQGDMLESSFGEFASESPALYETIIGERDRYMATRLREERDPQQREVLAVVGAGHLAGLARYLETDTEAPAPLRAELEAVPKKRNIPWFTLGILAIVATGIGVGFYRGGLGVGTELLATWAMYTGGLAGLGCLLAGGHPLSILTAIAVAPFKPFRLSIPTGAFSALVEARLRKPAYEDFLKLRDDAQSLKGWYRNRVTRVVLTFMLTNIGSMLGLWLTTFKVWGKVAG
- a CDS encoding GNAT family N-acetyltransferase: MAVLIRDAGPADIDAITAIYAVEVTDFVNTYEYDIPDATEMLRRMRDIIDRGFPYLVAEIDGQVAGYAYANTYRTRVAYQWTVENSVYVDARFQGKGVGTGLLQALIDACVARGYRQMVAVIGEPTNTASIKLHERFGFHLVGVFKGLGRKHGRWLDTVQMQRALGDGADTAPSNE
- a CDS encoding carbon-nitrogen hydrolase; amino-acid sequence: MNSRSPLTVALIQERNHGDAAANLAVIEARVAEAAAQGAKLVLLQELHNGPYFCQHESVDEFDLAEPIPGPSTERLGALAKKHGVVLVGSLFERRAAGLYHNTAVVFEKDGTLLGKYRKMHIPDDPGFYEKFYFTPGDIGFTPIDTSVGRLGVLVCWDQWYPEAARLMALAGAELLLYPTAIGWDPDDVQDEKTRQRDAWVLSHRGHAVANGLPVLSCNRVGHEASPLGASGIQFWGNSHVLGPQGEFLAEAGTDATVLLCDVDLQRSEHVRRIWPFLRDRRIDAYGDLLKRYID
- a CDS encoding agmatine deiminase family protein, which produces MNQTLRFPAEWEAQSGVLIAWPTADTDWAERLGQVEETYIALVAAITRFQPVLICVADDDVETYAEMRLRSNRIDMDKVHFTTAAYDDTWLRDSGPITLRRADGGFQLLDFRFTGWGGKFDATLDDQLVGVLDQAGVFNDAPVRSIPFALEGGGIETDGEGTLLTTWKCLHERHPDRDRASLSADLADWLQQDRVLWLDHGYLEGDDTDAHIDTLARFASADSIVYQACDDESDSHYAELQAMGNELAALRTKDGQPYRLFPLPWAQPVIDEGRRLAASYANYLIVNGAVLMPAYGDPADDLARDVLAQAHPGREIVQVPCRSLIWQNGSLHCITMQLPAGLLKA
- the ykgO gene encoding type B 50S ribosomal protein L36 — protein: MKVLSSLKSAKARHRDCKVVRRRGKIFVICKSNPRFKARQR
- the cmk gene encoding (d)CMP kinase, encoding MNPLAPVLTIDGPSGAGKGTISRIIARRMGWHYLDSGALYRAVGVAASWADIDTSDASALVRCTFDTHVQFVEQGESMRVMVNGTDATDELRLETTGALASAIAAIPEVRAALKERQRAFRELPGLVADGRDMGTVIFPDASYKVFLTASAEERAERRHKQLKDKGVSVNFDDLLREIMARDARDAQRTVAPLKPADDAVLIDTTGIGIADVVARVMDLLPVPAA